One window of Corynebacterium accolens genomic DNA carries:
- a CDS encoding class I SAM-dependent methyltransferase, which yields MPTWKEVTEANPAHSHNFARKWKMLEAQGKDIHGEARLVDAMVERNSTILDAGCGTGRVGGELLRRGHSVVGIDVDPILIEHAEHDFPDGEWFVGDLCTEEVPEGPFDLAVSAGNVMGFLAVDGREEALRNIFNSLAPGGRFVTGFGEGRGWDFQDFLDMAQKVGYRVDFTFSSWDMKLFSEHSTFLVAVLSRPGADLLA from the coding sequence ATGCCTACGTGGAAAGAAGTTACCGAAGCCAATCCCGCCCACTCCCATAATTTCGCCCGCAAATGGAAGATGCTTGAGGCGCAGGGCAAAGACATTCATGGGGAGGCCCGGCTTGTCGATGCCATGGTGGAGCGCAATTCCACCATCCTCGACGCCGGCTGCGGAACCGGCCGCGTCGGCGGGGAATTGCTGCGCCGCGGTCACAGCGTGGTGGGCATTGACGTGGACCCCATTTTGATCGAGCACGCTGAACATGACTTCCCCGACGGCGAGTGGTTCGTCGGGGACCTGTGCACGGAAGAGGTTCCTGAAGGCCCCTTTGACTTGGCTGTTTCCGCAGGAAACGTCATGGGCTTTTTGGCCGTGGACGGCCGCGAGGAAGCCCTGCGGAATATTTTTAACTCGCTGGCCCCCGGCGGGCGCTTCGTCACCGGCTTTGGGGAAGGCCGCGGTTGGGATTTCCAGGACTTCCTCGATATGGCGCAGAAGGTGGGCTACCGCGTTGACTTCACGTTTTCCTCTTGGGACATGAAGCTATTTTCGGAGCATTCCACCTTCTTGGTCGCCGTGCTATCTAGGCCTGGCGCGGACCTCTTGGCCTAA
- a CDS encoding bifunctional hydroxymethylpyrimidine kinase/phosphomethylpyrimidine kinase has translation MAKGTYPRILSIAGTDPTGGAGIQADLKSIAAAGGYGMSVVTALVAQNTQGVRSVHVPPLDFLQKQLDSVREDVDIDAIKIGMLADAPITDLVSTFLDRIDPSVPVVLDPVMVATSGDRLLDPEAEKAVRELCSRADVITPNLKELAVLTQTEEATDLDRAIEVAKAWAAEADTAVIVKGGHLDSPIADNAVVTPGGKVHRVESARVQTKNTHGTGCSLSSALATRLGAGDDAETALEWSTDWLHEAIANADALAVGKGSGPVDHLHRSQRLMRAASSVPLPHLAGPLEEAENPDQPRVAPAGPYTQRLWNIAAEHWEQVKALPFIQKLGSGALANDAFSFYLDQDSQYLASYSKALARLASQAPDTAQQLHWAQGAYECLAEEAELHRGWLKDSATTAPSRVTSAYTDFLIRSTHTDDYAVGIAAVLPCYWLYAEVGLHLAEFDSPDHPYHAWLEVYGGEDFLAGVRESIKIVEETLEKADEATRTRAERAFISASIHEVDFFDQADRRF, from the coding sequence GTGGCTAAAGGAACCTACCCCCGTATTCTCTCGATTGCTGGGACCGATCCCACAGGCGGAGCCGGCATCCAAGCCGATCTGAAGTCCATCGCCGCCGCGGGCGGGTATGGAATGAGCGTGGTCACCGCGCTGGTGGCCCAAAATACCCAGGGCGTGCGCAGCGTCCACGTCCCGCCGCTGGATTTCCTCCAAAAGCAGCTGGATTCGGTCCGGGAGGACGTTGACATCGACGCCATCAAGATCGGCATGCTTGCCGATGCCCCCATCACCGACCTCGTATCCACCTTTCTCGACCGCATCGACCCGTCCGTCCCCGTGGTCTTAGACCCGGTCATGGTGGCTACCAGCGGAGACCGTCTTTTGGACCCCGAGGCAGAAAAGGCGGTGCGCGAGCTGTGCTCCCGCGCTGATGTCATCACGCCCAACCTCAAGGAGCTGGCCGTACTCACACAGACGGAGGAAGCAACGGACCTGGACCGCGCCATCGAGGTGGCTAAGGCATGGGCCGCTGAGGCGGATACGGCGGTCATCGTCAAGGGCGGGCACCTTGACTCGCCGATTGCCGATAACGCCGTGGTCACCCCAGGTGGAAAGGTGCACCGCGTGGAATCGGCCCGAGTGCAGACCAAGAATACCCACGGCACTGGCTGCTCCCTCTCCTCTGCCCTCGCAACGCGGCTTGGCGCAGGCGATGATGCCGAAACCGCCCTTGAGTGGTCGACGGATTGGCTGCACGAGGCGATTGCCAATGCGGATGCGCTGGCCGTTGGCAAGGGCAGCGGGCCGGTAGACCACCTGCACCGCTCGCAGCGCTTGATGCGGGCTGCATCCTCGGTCCCGCTTCCTCATCTGGCTGGGCCTTTGGAAGAGGCGGAAAACCCAGACCAGCCGCGCGTTGCGCCCGCAGGACCGTACACGCAGCGCCTGTGGAATATCGCGGCGGAACACTGGGAGCAGGTAAAGGCACTCCCCTTTATTCAGAAGTTGGGTTCCGGTGCGCTTGCCAATGATGCTTTTAGCTTCTACCTCGATCAGGATTCGCAATACTTGGCGTCCTATTCGAAGGCCCTGGCCCGCCTCGCTAGCCAAGCGCCCGATACCGCGCAGCAATTGCACTGGGCGCAGGGCGCTTACGAGTGCCTCGCGGAAGAGGCTGAGCTGCACCGCGGGTGGTTGAAGGATTCTGCTACTACCGCGCCATCGCGGGTCACCAGCGCCTACACGGATTTTCTCATCCGCAGCACCCATACGGACGACTACGCCGTCGGCATCGCGGCCGTACTTCCCTGCTACTGGCTGTATGCAGAGGTGGGCCTACATTTGGCGGAGTTCGATTCGCCTGATCACCCCTACCATGCCTGGTTGGAGGTCTACGGCGGCGAAGATTTCCTCGCCGGAGTGCGCGAGAGCATCAAGATTGTGGAGGAAACCTTAGAAAAGGCGGATGAGGCCACTCGGACGCGCGCCGAGCGCGCCTTTATCAGCGCCAGCATCCACGAGGTCGATTTCTTCGACCAAGCGGACCGGCGCTTTTAA
- the thiE gene encoding thiamine phosphate synthase: MSIDWTLYLITDPELAGGRDKVIPIVQEAVRGGATVVQLRDKEASDEEVEATARDLLEVLGDVPLFINDRVEVAAKVGCHLHIGQDDMDLSQARALLGPDKFIGLSVGTREELDAIDPQEAPDIIGIGPVHSTATKKNAPAGIGAEAARHLATAARERGIESVAIGGIKAHNAHELSGSGFAGICVVSDIMAADDPAAAAHNLKEAYRG, encoded by the coding sequence ATGAGCATCGATTGGACGCTGTATCTCATCACCGATCCTGAGCTCGCCGGCGGGCGGGACAAGGTCATACCCATCGTGCAAGAGGCGGTGCGCGGCGGGGCGACCGTCGTGCAATTGCGCGATAAGGAGGCCAGCGACGAGGAGGTCGAGGCTACCGCCCGCGACCTTCTGGAGGTCTTGGGCGACGTACCGCTCTTTATCAATGACCGCGTCGAGGTAGCGGCCAAGGTGGGCTGCCACCTGCACATTGGCCAAGACGATATGGACTTATCCCAGGCCCGCGCCCTGCTCGGCCCTGATAAGTTCATCGGGCTTTCGGTGGGCACGCGGGAAGAGCTGGACGCCATTGACCCGCAGGAGGCCCCCGATATCATTGGCATCGGCCCAGTTCACTCGACGGCGACCAAGAAGAATGCACCCGCGGGAATCGGCGCCGAGGCCGCTAGGCACCTTGCCACCGCGGCGCGCGAACGCGGCATCGAGTCCGTCGCCATCGGCGGCATCAAGGCACACAATGCCCACGAACTTTCCGGAAGCGGCTTCGCAGGGATCTGCGTGGTCAGCGACATCATGGCTGCCGATGACCCGGCAGCGGCAGCACACAACCTAAAGGAGGCCTACCGTGGCTAA
- the thiM gene encoding hydroxyethylthiazole kinase, producing the protein MDLSFLRAHDAVRDTAPLIQCLTNKVVSNISANALLAIGASPAMVDTPDESQDFAKIASGVLINCGTPNSEQYAGMREAIAGATAAGNPWVLDPVGAGGLEKRTGFMHEVLPQGPTAIRGNASEIIALAGTGAGGRGVESTDGVEAALEPALKLSRETGAVIGVSGPTDLIVQADEKPRAVSLESGHPMLQNVIGTGCSLGAICAAYLAAWEDPFAAIVAAHAHVGAAGSVAAEKSTSPGSFAVAWLDALHELTTDAIEERISASEVADVAELS; encoded by the coding sequence GTGGACTTATCATTTCTGCGTGCCCACGATGCGGTGCGCGATACCGCTCCACTTATTCAGTGTTTGACCAATAAGGTCGTCAGCAATATTTCTGCCAATGCGCTTTTGGCTATCGGCGCCAGCCCAGCAATGGTAGATACTCCAGATGAGTCGCAAGATTTTGCGAAGATCGCCAGCGGCGTGCTCATCAATTGCGGAACCCCGAATTCCGAGCAATACGCCGGCATGCGCGAGGCCATCGCCGGTGCGACCGCGGCCGGAAACCCGTGGGTCCTTGACCCCGTCGGCGCGGGAGGGCTGGAAAAGCGCACCGGGTTCATGCATGAAGTCTTGCCGCAGGGCCCGACGGCGATTCGCGGCAACGCCTCCGAAATCATCGCCTTGGCAGGAACCGGAGCCGGCGGGCGCGGCGTGGAATCTACCGATGGCGTGGAGGCGGCGCTGGAACCTGCACTCAAACTTTCCCGCGAGACTGGGGCCGTTATTGGCGTATCTGGCCCCACGGATCTCATCGTGCAGGCAGACGAAAAGCCGCGTGCGGTAAGCCTCGAATCTGGGCACCCGATGCTGCAAAACGTCATCGGCACTGGGTGTTCGCTTGGCGCTATCTGCGCGGCTTACCTAGCAGCGTGGGAGGATCCATTCGCGGCTATCGTCGCCGCGCATGCGCATGTAGGGGCCGCGGGCAGCGTTGCCGCTGAGAAATCCACGTCACCTGGCTCCTTTGCGGTTGCCTGGCTCGATGCGCTGCATGAGCTCACCACTGACGCCATCGAAGAGCGCATCTCTGCCTCCGAGGTCGCGGACGTTGCGGAGCTGTCATGA
- a CDS encoding NAD(P)/FAD-dependent oxidoreductase: protein MTDTPYRPNGSRHHVVVVGGGFGGLNTVKKLKNADVEITLIDKKNHHLFQPMLYQVATGMISAGEVAPSTRQLLRNQDNVDFVNGNVTDINLEDQTVTAELDDFSRTYSYDSLVVAAGSSQSYFGNDHFAEFAPGMKTLDDALELRSRIISAFEKAELTDDPAERERLLTFIIVGAGPTGVELTGQIAELANRTLSDVYSTYGTSAAKIYLLDGAPQVLPPFGKRLGRRAQRTLEKEGVNVRLNAMVTDVNEDSVTYKNMKTDEEVTLEGATKIWSAGVAASPLGKMVADQAGVEADRAGRVSVNDDMTVGDFNNVYIIGDMMSLNRLPGLAQVAIQGGEHVAKLIETKVDEESTADEKEPFEYFDKGSMAIVTRFNAVVKLGKTEFSGFPGWLAWLALHLTYVIGLRSRLAVLVNWAANILSRNRGNLEITTQQRIARNLIDEAEEKN from the coding sequence ATGACTGATACCCCTTATCGTCCAAACGGAAGCCGTCACCACGTTGTCGTGGTTGGCGGTGGATTCGGCGGTCTTAACACTGTGAAGAAGTTGAAGAACGCCGATGTTGAGATCACCCTCATCGATAAGAAGAACCACCACCTGTTCCAGCCGATGCTCTACCAGGTGGCAACCGGCATGATTTCCGCAGGTGAGGTTGCTCCCTCGACCCGCCAGCTGCTGCGCAACCAGGATAATGTGGACTTTGTCAACGGCAACGTGACCGACATTAACCTGGAGGACCAGACGGTTACGGCCGAGCTCGATGACTTTTCGCGCACCTACTCCTATGACTCCCTCGTCGTCGCCGCTGGTTCCAGCCAGTCGTACTTTGGCAATGACCACTTTGCGGAGTTTGCCCCAGGCATGAAGACCCTGGATGATGCCTTGGAGCTGCGTTCCCGCATCATTTCGGCCTTCGAAAAGGCTGAGCTTACCGATGACCCCGCAGAGCGCGAGCGCCTCCTCACCTTCATCATCGTTGGCGCCGGCCCGACCGGTGTGGAGCTCACCGGCCAGATCGCGGAGTTGGCTAACCGCACGCTTAGCGATGTCTACTCCACCTACGGCACCTCCGCCGCTAAGATTTACCTGCTTGATGGCGCGCCACAGGTACTCCCGCCGTTCGGCAAGCGCCTGGGCCGCCGCGCCCAGCGCACCCTGGAGAAGGAAGGCGTCAATGTTCGCCTGAACGCCATGGTGACCGATGTCAACGAAGACTCCGTGACCTACAAGAACATGAAGACCGATGAAGAGGTCACCCTCGAGGGCGCGACCAAGATCTGGTCCGCCGGTGTTGCCGCTTCCCCGCTGGGCAAGATGGTCGCTGACCAGGCCGGCGTCGAGGCTGACCGCGCCGGCCGCGTCTCCGTCAACGATGACATGACCGTTGGTGACTTCAACAACGTCTACATCATCGGTGACATGATGTCCCTGAACCGCCTGCCGGGCTTGGCACAGGTGGCAATTCAGGGTGGCGAGCACGTCGCCAAGCTCATCGAGACCAAGGTGGACGAGGAATCCACGGCCGATGAAAAGGAACCTTTCGAGTACTTCGACAAGGGCTCCATGGCCATCGTCACCCGCTTCAATGCCGTCGTGAAGCTGGGCAAGACCGAGTTCTCCGGCTTCCCAGGCTGGTTGGCGTGGTTGGCCCTGCACCTGACCTACGTCATTGGCCTGCGCAGCCGCTTGGCCGTATTGGTCAACTGGGCAGCTAATATCCTCTCCCGCAACCGCGGCAACCTGGAAATTACTACCCAGCAGCGCATCGCCCGCAACCTCATCGACGAGGCAGAAGAAAAGAACTAA
- a CDS encoding class I SAM-dependent methyltransferase, with product MSFSTPEHLRSIDAEAWPNIATVPSQRWATLKSRRAEAEFAKACDNAGLELELDAAGGPDLKVGHDALFERIAATGWLGFAESYMAGEWTVESSAQLVKVLGKLLQVGYLPKPQGVSVRDSEPGELPLDLVRLYAGDGLSHVGGIFSSGVPTTIRETVESFSPKAGGREPKSHFVDVTTVSEPTNVDRDDLGEAQRRAADWLLDATRTGAGTHLLVYPAAGMQAAIRATKRRATVDVLTSDVEQITQMREALVFAGTEDSIHVERIPDSVPSPKQWRGHYDAIISVEKFEQLSPRERKAYIRVLDRFLTANGRAAFQSIVATESMSDAARASLQAMRAYIWPGLDYPLTMDVHRLVDKNSHLRIVSETHVGSHYIESLRQQRSFFDGHLREAAAAGFDPVFRRLWTFQFALREALMTLGMIDSVQFGLTHRNRGGRR from the coding sequence ATGAGTTTTTCCACCCCCGAGCATTTACGCTCCATCGACGCGGAGGCATGGCCCAATATCGCGACCGTGCCATCGCAGCGCTGGGCGACGCTAAAATCCCGCCGGGCCGAGGCGGAATTTGCCAAGGCCTGCGATAATGCCGGCTTGGAGCTCGAACTCGATGCAGCGGGCGGTCCCGATTTAAAGGTGGGCCACGATGCGCTCTTCGAGCGAATCGCCGCTACCGGATGGTTAGGTTTTGCCGAAAGCTACATGGCAGGCGAGTGGACCGTCGAATCCTCCGCCCAATTGGTAAAGGTTTTGGGCAAGCTCCTGCAGGTGGGATACCTCCCCAAGCCGCAGGGAGTAAGCGTCCGCGATTCCGAGCCAGGGGAGCTGCCACTCGACTTGGTGCGCCTCTATGCCGGCGATGGCCTCAGCCACGTTGGCGGGATTTTCTCCAGCGGCGTGCCGACGACGATCCGGGAAACGGTCGAAAGCTTTAGCCCAAAGGCCGGCGGCAGGGAGCCGAAGAGCCACTTTGTCGATGTCACCACGGTCAGCGAGCCCACCAACGTGGACCGGGATGACTTGGGTGAGGCGCAGCGCAGGGCGGCAGATTGGCTCCTCGATGCCACCCGCACCGGCGCCGGTACCCACCTTCTGGTCTATCCCGCTGCCGGGATGCAGGCCGCGATACGCGCTACCAAACGCCGCGCCACAGTCGACGTCCTGACCAGCGATGTCGAACAAATCACCCAGATGCGCGAGGCGCTTGTCTTTGCCGGAACGGAAGATTCTATCCACGTAGAGCGGATTCCGGATTCTGTTCCGAGCCCCAAGCAGTGGCGCGGGCACTACGACGCGATCATCAGCGTGGAAAAATTCGAGCAATTAAGCCCGCGCGAGCGCAAGGCCTATATCCGAGTCCTCGATCGCTTCCTTACCGCAAACGGGCGGGCGGCTTTTCAATCCATCGTGGCCACCGAATCCATGTCGGACGCGGCCCGAGCATCGTTGCAGGCCATGCGGGCCTATATCTGGCCAGGCCTCGACTACCCGCTGACTATGGATGTGCACCGGCTCGTGGATAAGAACTCTCACCTGCGCATCGTGTCCGAAACGCACGTGGGCAGCCACTATATTGAGTCCCTGCGCCAGCAGCGATCCTTTTTTGATGGGCACCTTCGCGAGGCCGCCGCTGCCGGCTTTGATCCGGTTTTCCGCAGGTTATGGACCTTCCAATTCGCACTTCGCGAGGCGCTCATGACGCTCGGGATGATCGATTCCGTCCAATTTGGCCTAACCCACCGCAATCGCGGCGGGCGCCGTTAG
- a CDS encoding Dyp-type peroxidase yields MTIQRVVKRPSRAALFLVLDIAEGGEQATRDMLSAFGDTFKSVNFRHNEGELYTVVGIGASMWPRLTSAPRPDKLKEFEPLEGTYKAPSTPGDILLHFRANTYDLCHEMARQVLRQLGDAATVVDETQGFKYLDQRDLLGFVDGTANPLPEEALETVLLADDADYPRGSYVTVQKYTHDLDKWSGISTEEQERVIGRTKADDVELDEDAQPSNSHVALNDLEEDIYRENMVFGSFAAGEMGTYFIGYAKDPEDINERLRNMFIGDPEGNYDRILDFSTALTGTNFFVPSVDLLDEFDELPH; encoded by the coding sequence ATGACTATTCAACGCGTTGTTAAAAGGCCTTCCCGCGCCGCCCTGTTCCTGGTCTTGGACATTGCGGAAGGCGGCGAGCAAGCTACTCGGGACATGCTCTCCGCATTTGGCGATACCTTCAAGTCCGTCAATTTCCGCCACAATGAGGGCGAGCTTTATACGGTCGTCGGCATCGGCGCGTCTATGTGGCCGCGCCTTACCAGCGCTCCCCGCCCGGACAAGCTCAAGGAGTTCGAGCCGCTGGAGGGTACGTACAAGGCTCCCTCTACGCCCGGCGATATCCTGCTGCATTTCCGCGCGAATACGTATGACCTTTGCCACGAGATGGCGCGCCAGGTCCTGCGCCAGCTGGGCGATGCCGCCACCGTGGTCGATGAGACCCAAGGCTTCAAGTACCTGGACCAGCGCGATCTCCTGGGCTTTGTGGATGGCACCGCCAATCCCCTCCCCGAGGAAGCTTTAGAGACGGTGCTGCTTGCCGATGACGCCGATTATCCCCGCGGCTCCTACGTCACCGTGCAAAAGTACACCCATGACCTAGATAAGTGGAGCGGCATCAGCACCGAAGAGCAAGAACGCGTTATCGGGCGCACCAAGGCCGATGACGTGGAGCTCGATGAGGATGCGCAGCCCTCCAATTCCCACGTGGCCCTCAATGACCTTGAGGAGGATATCTACCGCGAGAACATGGTCTTCGGTTCCTTTGCCGCAGGTGAGATGGGCACGTACTTCATTGGATATGCCAAAGACCCAGAAGATATCAACGAGCGTTTGCGCAATATGTTCATCGGCGATCCGGAAGGCAATTACGACCGGATCCTGGACTTCTCCACGGCCCTGACTGGAACGAACTTTTTCGTCCCGAGCGTGGATTTGCTAGACGAATTCGACGAACTTCCGCACTAA
- a CDS encoding YceI family protein, producing MKNLFYNRKLVVSIFVVLILVLTAVAIGPIVYSLFKSGGVKTEPVTADGAKAASTPLDGSWSVAKGRADNHTSVGFTFDEVLPAERTSTSGSTTEVTGQAEISDSTLESATITVNMDALTTDKKVRDQNMKSKLFKTSDFPESSFTLTKPASLADVPEDGTVGSVKLTGDLKIKDKTQEITHEFDVLRDGDDIVIGGDVPINRLDYNVETPDMLAAKVAEDGEINLRISLNKD from the coding sequence ATGAAAAATCTTTTTTATAACCGGAAACTCGTCGTTTCCATCTTCGTGGTTTTAATCCTCGTGCTTACCGCCGTAGCGATCGGCCCGATTGTGTACTCGCTTTTTAAAAGCGGCGGCGTCAAGACGGAGCCCGTGACTGCCGATGGCGCCAAGGCAGCCTCAACGCCGCTCGACGGTTCCTGGTCCGTGGCCAAGGGTCGCGCCGATAACCACACCTCGGTGGGCTTTACCTTCGACGAGGTTCTGCCCGCGGAGAGGACGTCCACCTCCGGATCGACCACGGAGGTCACCGGCCAGGCGGAGATTTCCGATTCCACGCTGGAATCCGCCACCATCACGGTGAATATGGATGCTCTTACCACGGACAAGAAAGTCCGCGACCAAAACATGAAGTCCAAGCTCTTTAAGACCTCAGACTTCCCAGAATCTTCCTTCACGCTTACCAAGCCCGCCTCGCTTGCCGATGTCCCCGAAGACGGCACCGTCGGCTCCGTGAAGCTCACCGGTGACCTTAAGATCAAGGACAAGACGCAGGAAATCACCCATGAGTTCGATGTCCTGCGTGACGGTGACGATATCGTCATTGGCGGCGACGTTCCGATCAACCGCCTGGACTACAACGTGGAGACCCCAGACATGCTGGCGGCTAAGGTCGCCGAGGACGGCGAGATCAACCTGCGCATCTCCTTAAACAAGGACTAA
- a CDS encoding RNA polymerase-binding protein RbpA, giving the protein MADRVLRGSRMGAVSYETDRDHDLAPRQMVKYRTDDGEIYEVPFAHEAEIPEEWMCKNGKLGHLVEGEGVEAKPIKPPRTHWDMLRERRSIEELDELLEERINHLRSRRRTAARLLKEQEQQKKS; this is encoded by the coding sequence ATGGCAGATCGCGTACTCCGTGGCAGCCGTATGGGTGCAGTCAGCTACGAAACTGACCGCGACCACGACCTCGCACCGCGCCAGATGGTGAAATACCGCACGGACGATGGTGAGATTTATGAGGTGCCCTTTGCACATGAGGCAGAAATCCCTGAAGAATGGATGTGCAAGAATGGCAAACTGGGCCACCTCGTAGAGGGTGAAGGCGTGGAAGCTAAGCCCATCAAGCCACCGCGCACCCACTGGGATATGCTGCGGGAGCGTCGCTCCATCGAGGAGCTCGATGAGCTTTTGGAAGAGCGCATTAACCACCTGCGCTCCCGCCGTCGGACCGCTGCTCGCCTCCTCAAGGAGCAGGAGCAGCAAAAGAAGTCTTAA
- a CDS encoding polyprenol monophosphomannose synthase, with protein sequence MSTLDSATLVIIPTYNEIENLPLITGRVREALPEVHILVVDDNSPDGTGEKADAFAAEDDHIHVLHREGKGGLLGAYIAGFEWGLERDYQVLCEMDADGSHAPEQLHLLLEEIDKGADLVIGSRYVPGGETVNWPASREYLSRLGNLYISFALGTDLSDMTAGYRAFRRELLEDIDFDELSKAGYIFQVDLAFRAVKAGYDIREVPITFTEREYGESKLDGSFVKDSLFEVTKWGVAHRAEQVKDFAGEASKLADHEVKYGSVHNAGQKARNGVGWATNLANELGYLVKHQVGQLTKKK encoded by the coding sequence GTGAGCACTCTTGATTCTGCGACGCTGGTTATCATCCCAACGTATAACGAGATTGAAAACCTTCCCCTGATTACCGGCCGCGTCCGCGAGGCGCTGCCGGAGGTTCACATCCTCGTTGTGGATGATAATTCCCCCGACGGCACCGGCGAGAAGGCCGATGCTTTCGCAGCAGAAGATGACCACATTCACGTGCTGCACCGCGAGGGCAAGGGCGGCCTCTTGGGCGCTTATATCGCCGGCTTTGAGTGGGGCTTGGAGCGTGACTACCAGGTTCTTTGTGAGATGGATGCTGATGGCTCCCACGCCCCAGAGCAGCTGCACTTGCTGCTGGAGGAGATTGACAAGGGCGCGGACCTCGTCATCGGCTCCCGCTATGTGCCAGGTGGCGAGACCGTCAACTGGCCGGCATCCCGCGAATACCTGTCCCGATTGGGCAACCTGTACATTTCCTTCGCGCTTGGCACCGACCTGTCCGATATGACCGCAGGCTACCGCGCCTTCCGCCGCGAGCTCTTGGAAGACATCGACTTTGATGAGCTGTCCAAGGCCGGCTACATCTTCCAGGTGGACTTGGCCTTCCGCGCGGTCAAGGCTGGATACGATATCCGCGAGGTGCCCATCACCTTCACCGAGCGCGAGTACGGCGAATCCAAGCTGGATGGCTCCTTTGTCAAGGACTCCCTCTTCGAGGTAACCAAGTGGGGCGTGGCCCACCGCGCGGAGCAGGTGAAGGATTTCGCCGGCGAGGCGTCCAAGCTGGCGGACCACGAGGTCAAATACGGCTCCGTTCACAATGCCGGCCAGAAGGCTCGCAACGGTGTAGGTTGGGCCACCAATTTGGCCAATGAGCTGGGCTACTTGGTCAAGCACCAGGTGGGCCAGCTGACCAAGAAGAAGTAA
- the lnt gene encoding apolipoprotein N-acyltransferase — translation MSGALTFTAVEPRGWWWGAIIGIALLYVSLMPWRGRQVRGSVGALLAVTHGLVLYLLSLPWIGELVGTVPYAALSIWLSVYAIFLGIFGAAVARWRYGFLVFPFVYLAVEVLRSSVPFGGFPWVKLAWGQIEGPLANLAPWGGTSLITAATALCACGLAGLLLRGGRVKVAAGAALILPLIAGLAAGHGIDPADTKVGDTKVAAIQGNVPRSGLDFAGQRRAVLNNHVQETEKLARREDDIDLVIWPENSSDIDPFRDGEAAQAISGAVDAIDAPVLVGTATRDEVGARNTMQVFTPGHGVGDHHHKKYLQPFGETMPMRDFFAHFSDYVDLAGDFKAGDGPGVVSMNSVAVGVATCYEVSFDNAFHESVKNGAQILTTPTNNATFGFSDMTYQQLAMSRLRALETDRAVVVAATSGVSALVHPDGNVSQSTELFEPAALVESLPLKTGETFSVRYGSLMQWLMVIIGTVCALIAVRTNRLGRTPRGVGAKEK, via the coding sequence ATGTCTGGTGCGCTGACCTTTACCGCCGTTGAGCCGCGCGGCTGGTGGTGGGGCGCGATTATTGGCATCGCCCTGTTATATGTGAGCCTGATGCCGTGGCGTGGGCGACAGGTGCGCGGATCCGTAGGCGCGCTTTTGGCGGTGACGCACGGGTTGGTCTTGTACCTGCTGAGCCTGCCCTGGATTGGCGAGTTGGTAGGGACCGTGCCCTATGCAGCACTTTCTATCTGGCTTTCGGTCTATGCCATCTTTTTAGGCATCTTCGGGGCCGCTGTGGCTCGGTGGCGATACGGATTTTTGGTCTTTCCCTTCGTATACCTCGCCGTTGAGGTCCTGCGTTCCTCGGTTCCCTTTGGCGGTTTTCCTTGGGTCAAGCTGGCGTGGGGGCAAATTGAAGGCCCCCTAGCCAACCTCGCCCCGTGGGGTGGGACCTCGCTGATCACGGCGGCAACGGCATTGTGCGCCTGCGGCCTGGCCGGCTTGTTGCTGCGCGGCGGGCGGGTGAAAGTGGCCGCTGGCGCCGCGCTCATCCTCCCGCTCATTGCGGGACTCGCGGCTGGGCACGGCATCGATCCCGCAGATACCAAGGTTGGCGATACCAAGGTGGCGGCTATCCAAGGTAATGTGCCGCGCAGTGGTCTGGACTTCGCTGGGCAGCGTCGCGCGGTACTGAATAATCACGTCCAGGAAACGGAGAAGCTCGCGCGCCGCGAAGACGATATAGATCTGGTGATCTGGCCGGAAAACTCTTCCGATATCGACCCTTTCCGTGACGGCGAGGCGGCCCAAGCCATTAGCGGGGCCGTCGATGCCATTGACGCGCCCGTGCTAGTCGGTACCGCCACCCGCGATGAGGTGGGCGCGCGCAATACCATGCAAGTCTTTACCCCTGGCCATGGTGTGGGCGATCACCACCATAAGAAGTATCTGCAGCCGTTCGGTGAGACCATGCCAATGCGGGACTTCTTCGCGCATTTTTCGGACTACGTCGACCTCGCCGGGGATTTCAAGGCAGGGGACGGGCCTGGTGTGGTCTCCATGAATTCCGTCGCGGTAGGTGTGGCGACCTGTTACGAGGTCTCCTTCGATAATGCCTTCCACGAGTCAGTTAAAAACGGCGCGCAGATTCTTACGACGCCAACCAATAACGCAACGTTCGGCTTTTCCGATATGACGTACCAGCAGCTGGCCATGAGCAGGCTGCGTGCGCTTGAAACCGACCGCGCCGTCGTGGTTGCAGCCACCTCCGGGGTCTCCGCACTCGTGCACCCAGACGGCAACGTAAGCCAATCCACGGAGCTCTTTGAGCCCGCGGCACTGGTAGAAAGCCTGCCGCTGAAAACCGGCGAAACATTTTCGGTGCGCTACGGTTCGCTCATGCAGTGGCTGATGGTTATTATTGGTACCGTCTGCGCACTCATTGCCGTGCGTACCAACCGATTGGGTCGTACACCTCGCGGTGTCGGCGCTAAAGAAAAGTAG